A single region of the Lotus japonicus ecotype B-129 chromosome 4, LjGifu_v1.2 genome encodes:
- the LOC130714443 gene encoding rhodanese-like domain-containing protein 8, chloroplastic isoform X2 — MIPHWRSNNRNEGEKLKFSLNQINDLDIKGRVYLSEQGINAQYSGPSKDALAYVNWLKEDNRFSDIMVQMSPSEKGHSFPTLKLRYKPSLVQFDGGISHLPLLDPSMRAIPLAPSEWRGRLAAINKNDLTSKDYPNRNYVLLDVRNGYEWDIGHFCGAQRPNVDCFRSTSFGLTKEQITASDPLSNVDKEKAIILMYCTGGIRCDVYSTMLRQQGFQNLYTLKGGVSHYLKSEGPAEWVGNLFVFDSRLSLPPPVYYAWATAEAEATPVSGDDRFAKCYICNMQVSELRHRNCANLDCNLLFLCCRECAKDLSGCCCATCTTAPRLRPVLNGDQRYKKWHIYRDMDLQGKMKI, encoded by the exons CATTGGAGATCGAATAACagaaatgaaggagaaaaactcaaattctcatTGAACCAAATAAAT GATCTGGACATCAAAGGAAGAGTCTATTTGAGTGAACAAGGGATTAATGCGCAG TATAGCGGGCCATCAAAAGATGCTCTGGCATATGTCAACTGGTTAAAAGAGGACAACAGGTTTTCTGACATCATGGTTCAGATGTCTCCATCAGAAAAGGGTCATAGCTTTCCAACATTGAAGTTACGGTATAAGCCTTCATTAGTACAG TTTGATGGTGGCATATCACATCTTCCATTGCTTGATCCTTCAATGAGGGCAATACCTTTAGCACCTTCCGAATGGAGGGGTAGATTGGCAGCCATCAATAAAAATGATCTTACTTCAAAAGATTATCCTAACAGAAATTACGTTCTATTGGATGTGAGAAATG GTTATGAGTGGGATATTGGACATTTTTGTGGGGCTCAGAGACCTAATGTGGACTGCTTTAGGAGTACTTCGTTCGGATTGACTAAGGAACAG ATAACTGCTTCAGATCCTTTATCAAATGTGGATAAAGAAAAAGCAATCATATTGATGTATTGCACTGGAGGGATTCGTTGTGATGTGTATTCTACAATGCTAAG GCAGCAGGGATTTCAGAATTTGTATACCCTCAAGGGAGGTGTTTCTCACTATTTAAAGAGTGAAGGCCCTGCAGAATGGGTAGGAAATTTATTTGTATTTGACTCCCGTCTGTCTCTCCCTCCTCCTGTTTACTATGCCTGGGCCACAGCTGAAGCAGAGGCGACTCCAGTTTCTGGAGATGATAGATTCGCAAAATGTTACATATGTAATATGCAAGTCAGTGAGTTGAGACATAGGAACTGTGCAAATCTTGACTGTAATTTACTTTTTTT ATGCTGCAGAGAATGTGCAAAGGATCTAAGCGGATGTTGTTGTGCAACTTGCACTACTGCTCCTCGGCTTAGACCTGTTTTAAATGGAGATCAGAGATACAAAAAATGGCACATCTATCGTGATATGGATTTGCAAGGCAAGATGAAAATTTGA
- the LOC130714443 gene encoding rhodanese-like domain-containing protein 8, chloroplastic isoform X3 — MRTRAQEDWAAKATCDCVSEETKDLDIKGRVYLSEQGINAQYSGPSKDALAYVNWLKEDNRFSDIMVQMSPSEKGHSFPTLKLRYKPSLVQFDGGISHLPLLDPSMRAIPLAPSEWRGRLAAINKNDLTSKDYPNRNYVLLDVRNGYEWDIGHFCGAQRPNVDCFRSTSFGLTKEQITASDPLSNVDKEKAIILMYCTGGIRCDVYSTMLRQQGFQNLYTLKGGVSHYLKSEGPAEWVGNLFVFDSRLSLPPPVYYAWATAEAEATPVSGDDRFAKCYICNMQVSELRHRNCANLDCNLLFLCCRECAKDLSGCCCATCTTAPRLRPVLNGDQRYKKWHIYRDMDLQGKMKI; from the exons GATCTGGACATCAAAGGAAGAGTCTATTTGAGTGAACAAGGGATTAATGCGCAG TATAGCGGGCCATCAAAAGATGCTCTGGCATATGTCAACTGGTTAAAAGAGGACAACAGGTTTTCTGACATCATGGTTCAGATGTCTCCATCAGAAAAGGGTCATAGCTTTCCAACATTGAAGTTACGGTATAAGCCTTCATTAGTACAG TTTGATGGTGGCATATCACATCTTCCATTGCTTGATCCTTCAATGAGGGCAATACCTTTAGCACCTTCCGAATGGAGGGGTAGATTGGCAGCCATCAATAAAAATGATCTTACTTCAAAAGATTATCCTAACAGAAATTACGTTCTATTGGATGTGAGAAATG GTTATGAGTGGGATATTGGACATTTTTGTGGGGCTCAGAGACCTAATGTGGACTGCTTTAGGAGTACTTCGTTCGGATTGACTAAGGAACAG ATAACTGCTTCAGATCCTTTATCAAATGTGGATAAAGAAAAAGCAATCATATTGATGTATTGCACTGGAGGGATTCGTTGTGATGTGTATTCTACAATGCTAAG GCAGCAGGGATTTCAGAATTTGTATACCCTCAAGGGAGGTGTTTCTCACTATTTAAAGAGTGAAGGCCCTGCAGAATGGGTAGGAAATTTATTTGTATTTGACTCCCGTCTGTCTCTCCCTCCTCCTGTTTACTATGCCTGGGCCACAGCTGAAGCAGAGGCGACTCCAGTTTCTGGAGATGATAGATTCGCAAAATGTTACATATGTAATATGCAAGTCAGTGAGTTGAGACATAGGAACTGTGCAAATCTTGACTGTAATTTACTTTTTTT ATGCTGCAGAGAATGTGCAAAGGATCTAAGCGGATGTTGTTGTGCAACTTGCACTACTGCTCCTCGGCTTAGACCTGTTTTAAATGGAGATCAGAGATACAAAAAATGGCACATCTATCGTGATATGGATTTGCAAGGCAAGATGAAAATTTGA